The DNA window ATCATAAACGCCGAGGTATTCAACTATCTTCAGAAAAAGCTCGAACTTGGCGTGGAGACCGGGAAGCTTGTGGCGGAATTCAAGAACGCCAACCTGGAGTTCAACGAGCTTACCTTCAAGCTTCAGCGCGGCCTTGCGGAAGTGAGGAAGGTGTCCATCAACGGCGTGTTCCAGAAACTTCCCCGCATGGTGCGCGACCTGGCGCAGGCCACTGGCAAACAGATAGATTTTTCCATGTCCGGGGAGGACCTGCTGATAGACAAGAGTCTTTTCGAGCAGTTGGAAGCCCCCATGAACCATATAATCCGCAACGCCGTGGACCACGGGGTGGAGACCCCGGCGGAGCGCGGCTCCACCGGCAAGGACCCCACCGGCAAAGTGGAAGTGAGGGCGGAGGAAGCTTCAGGCGATTTGATCCTGCACATCATAGACGACGGCAAGGGGATGGACGCCGATAAGCTCAAGGCCAAAGCGGTGGAAAAGGGGGTAATAAGCCAGTCCGCCGCGGAGGTGATGAGCGACCGGGAGGCGTACAAGCTCATATTCGCCCCCGGCTTCTCCACGGCGGCCAAGGTCACGGACGTTTCCGGCCGCGGCGTGGGGATGGACGTGGTGCTCACCGCCGTGAAGGAGGCCAAGGGGAGGGTGGACATCGAGACGTCGGTCGGCAAGGGGACCCACTTCATCATCACCATGCCCATGTCCACAACCCTGATAACCATATCGGGCCTGCTTGTGGCCGTGGGCAAGGAAAGCTACATCATCCCCATGGAGTGGGTGAAAGAGTCGCTCAAGCCGCAAAAGGAACAGGTGTCGTCCGTCAAGAAGCGCGGTGAGGTGGTGGAGATACGCAATATGCTGTATCCGTTGCTGCGCCTGCACGAGCTGTTCGGGGTGAAGCCCCGGCATATGGACCCTTGGAACGCCGTTGTGATGGTGATCGAAAGGGAGGACATGCGCTGCTGCATCCTGGTGGACGAGATAATCGAGGAGACCCAGGTGGTCCTAAAAGACTTGGGCAAGACCTTCCGGGACATAAAGGGGATATTGGGAGGGGCCATACTGGGCGATGGGCGGGTTGGCCTGGTGCTCAACATCGAAGGAATATTACTGGAAAGCGTAAGCGCCATCCGCGGGATGGTTTAACGCCCGGAGACGTTACGTGGACGACTTGATAATCGAGTTTTTCGCCGACTGCCAGGCGCATATGGAAGGGATCGAGGAGGCGCTCCTGCGGTTTGAGAAGGAGCCCGCCTCCTCCAGCGGCCTTATTGACGACATATTCCGCCGCGCCCATAGCGTCAAGGGGAACGCCGGGGTGCTTGGGGTCGGCTCGATCCACGCCGAGGGGCAGAAATTCGAATCATTCCTGGAAGGTATAAGACAGCGCAAGCGCGCCACACCGGAAGAAATGGACAACATGTTCACCGGCCTGGACGCGTTAAGGGCAGTGATCGCCATGGAGCGGGAAGCGCGGATGGGGAGCGGACCCAAGGAGAAGGTGGGCAGCGAGCCGAAAAACCATGCTCCGCCACCCCCGCCGCCACCATCTGCGCCGCAGCAGCCAAAGAGCGCGCCGGCCGCGGCGCCGGCCCCCATCCCCCAACCCCAGCCCGCAAAAGAGGCCGGGCCGCGGATGGAAACTTTAAAGCCGATATCCGCCGCCCCTGCGCAAGCCGATGCGAAAACATCCGGAGCCGCCGCCCCGGCGATGCCGGAGTCCTCAACTTTCCTCGTGTTCGACCTTGGCGATGAAAGCTACGGGATAGAGATCATGAAAGTCCGGGAGATAATACTTTCGGACTCCTTTACCCCGGTGCCAAACACCAAGCCGTTCGTGCTCGGCGTGATGAACCTGCGCGACCAGATAATACCCATTTTTGACTTGAAGAAGAGGCTGGGCATCGGCGACGGCGGGGATGAGAGAAACATTATCATTGTCGAGATAGGGAAGGTGACCACGGGGCTCAAAGTGGACGAGGTCACCGGGATAATCGCCTTCGAAAAATCGGAGATCACACCGGCGCGCGCTTTCCAGGGAAGCGTGCCGACGGAGTTTTTGTTCGGGATGGGGAATTCGGGAAAGGGGACGATAATACTCCTCAACACGAACGACCTTTGCCACCCCGACGAACTTTTATACTGATTGAAAGGCCATATTGGCGATGGGAAAAATAAGGGTTTTAGTAGTTGACGATTCATCAATAGCGCGCCAGGTGATATCCAAGGCGCTATCATCCGATCCGGACATTGAAGTGGTGGGGGCGGCGCCGGATCCTTTCATCGCGCGCGACCAGATCATCGAGCGAAAGCCCGACGTGATAACGCTGGACGTGGAAATGCCCAGGATGGACGGCGTTTCGTTCCTGCGAAAGCTCATGAAGCATT is part of the Nitrospinota bacterium genome and encodes:
- a CDS encoding chemotaxis protein CheW — translated: MDDLIIEFFADCQAHMEGIEEALLRFEKEPASSSGLIDDIFRRAHSVKGNAGVLGVGSIHAEGQKFESFLEGIRQRKRATPEEMDNMFTGLDALRAVIAMEREARMGSGPKEKVGSEPKNHAPPPPPPPSAPQQPKSAPAAAPAPIPQPQPAKEAGPRMETLKPISAAPAQADAKTSGAAAPAMPESSTFLVFDLGDESYGIEIMKVREIILSDSFTPVPNTKPFVLGVMNLRDQIIPIFDLKKRLGIGDGGDERNIIIVEIGKVTTGLKVDEVTGIIAFEKSEITPARAFQGSVPTEFLFGMGNSGKGTIILLNTNDLCHPDELLY
- a CDS encoding chemotaxis protein CheA translates to MIEGIDKEILDEFIKETSEELEALDAKFISLEKNPKDSDVINAIFRTVHSIKGSASFFNLTHVRTFAHKFENMLDDLRKGKRAVTKDIIDLLLRGKDCLTAMFERLTAGDMSDALTPVDEAALAQVEAAMTAEVEVLTPQELFRKINELRTVMAEDGLLERPSVVTMFNVVDELRRLVLGEEAKKEGGVPKLGEILVEQGVISNKDIAEALTEQKKLGEILVEQGKVTPEIIEQASEVQRKKTEEAAVAKVKEADKGGEKKSTAKKTMRIEEEKIDGFMDLVGELIINAEVFNYLQKKLELGVETGKLVAEFKNANLEFNELTFKLQRGLAEVRKVSINGVFQKLPRMVRDLAQATGKQIDFSMSGEDLLIDKSLFEQLEAPMNHIIRNAVDHGVETPAERGSTGKDPTGKVEVRAEEASGDLILHIIDDGKGMDADKLKAKAVEKGVISQSAAEVMSDREAYKLIFAPGFSTAAKVTDVSGRGVGMDVVLTAVKEAKGRVDIETSVGKGTHFIITMPMSTTLITISGLLVAVGKESYIIPMEWVKESLKPQKEQVSSVKKRGEVVEIRNMLYPLLRLHELFGVKPRHMDPWNAVVMVIEREDMRCCILVDEIIEETQVVLKDLGKTFRDIKGILGGAILGDGRVGLVLNIEGILLESVSAIRGMV